GTCATAAAGTTCCACAATCTTGGCGAGCGTCCTTATGCGGCGCTGACCATGGACTGGATGAAGGCTGCTGGTGTGGAGATCATCAATCATGATTACGAGGATTTCGTGATACCTGGCGGACAGGTTTACCATCCGTTCACGAAAAAAGCGCCGTCAGACTGGTGCGGGGCGTCCTATCCGATGGTGGCGGCAGCCATCACAGAAGGCTCAAGGATACGGCTCCTGGATATGGATATCCATGATTTCCAGGGGGAAAAGATGTACGTGGACATTATCAATCAGATGGGCGGGCATGTGGAAGTGTTAAATGACGGGGCGGACGGTGTGATCGTGGAAGGCGGACATGAGCTGCACGGGATCGAGATTGACTGCAAAAATACGCCGGACGCCATTCCTGCGCTGGCGGTCCTGGGATGTTATGCACAGGGCAGGACCGTTCTTAAAAATATCCAGGCATGCCGCATGAAAGAAACGGACCGGTGTAAAACCATTGTGGAGGAACTGACCAAGATGGGAGGCAGGTTTGAGGAATATGAGGACAGTCTGGTGATCCATCACAGTAAATTACATGGAGCGACGTTGAGCGGGCATCACGACCACCGGATCGTCATGGCGTCAACCTGCGCGGCGCTGATGGCTGACGGAGAGACTCTGATTGATTCGGCAGAACATGTGGGAGTGTCATTCCCAAGATTTTATGAGGAGATGACCGGAATTGGAGCAGATATCAGACGGCTGGTGGAAAAATAGTCAGAAGGGAGTTTCATTATGATAAAAAGAATTATAGCAGGTATTTTGGTTACAACCATGTGCATCAGTATGACGGCGTGCGGAGGCAGCAGCGGACAGAAACCAGCGGCGCAGGATACGGCGGCGCAGTCAGGGGCACAGGCAGGCAGCTCCGGTGGAGAAGCTTCGGGGACTGGATCTGCAGGGGCAGAGAAATCCGGCTCCATAAAGCGGATCACGATCGGGACGGCAGGAACCGCAGGAGCGCTGTATCCCATGGGGGTTGCCATGGCCCAGACTATCACGGATCACGTAGATGGGATCGCGGCTACGGGTGAATCCACCGCTGCATCCATCGAGAACTTAAGGAATATGCATCAGGGTGCAATGGAACTGGGCATATCCCAGACTGAGGTGGCTTCCTTTGCCTATTATGGGCAGCGGGACTATGAGGGAGAGGCCTATGAGGACATCCGGGCATTATTTTCCACCATTTACAATTACCTTCAGGTATTCACACTGGAGGGAAGCGGGATTGAGAGCATAGCGGACCTGGAGGGCAAGACGGTCAGCATGGGGGCAGCGGGAAGCGGCGGAGAAATGGCGGCCCGTGCGCTGCTTGCTGTGTACGGCCTGGATTATGACAGCGTGGACGCCCAGTTCATGGGGGAATCTGACGGTGTTACTGCACTGAAGGACGGCAAGATCGATGCAATGATAGCCACCAACCCGATTGGTTCAGCGAGCCTTACAGAGCTGACTACATCTGCTGACGCAAAGCTTCTTCCGATCGACAATGATGCATTTTATGAGGCATATCCTGCCTATACAAAATACACAGTACCTGGAAATACCTATACAGGGATAGAAGAGGATGTGATAATCCCCAAATCCCGGATCATCATGTGCACCTCCACCAATTCCGGTCTGACGGATGACGAGGTATATGAGATCGTGAAAGCGGTCTGGGAAAACCGTGCGGAGTGGAGTGAGAGCGCAAAATCCGTTTCCACTCAGGCGGTTCTTGAAACGGCTCTGGAGGAGATCGATATCCCGCTCCATCCGGGAGCGGTCCGTTATTTCGAAGAAAAAGGGATGGAGATCCCGGATAAGCTGAAAAAATAGCAGAAATCGGGGTACCCTTTGCAGGCGATAGGAGGAGAGAGCATGGATCCGGCGGGTAAAAAGATACAAAAATGTTTGGTATTGTTACTTTCGTTAAGTTGTCTGGTGGTATCTCTGTTTCACATTTATGTGGCATGGGATTCGTCCATCAGCGTGGCGCAGCAGAGGGTGCTCCATGTGTTTTTGATGCTCTTTCTCTATTTTCTGTCCCAGACGGTGCAGTATATAGAGAAAGACAAACGATGGAGCGCCGCAGCGCACCTTATCTTTACTGTAGTAATCATTGTGGTGGGGATTTATTTTGTAAAGAATACCACGTTGGCGGCTCTGGCAAAGCGGGGGATCTCCGGTGCGGACAAGACGGATATTGTGATGGGCTGTATCATGGTCGCGGCAATCCTGTTTATTGCGTGCAGGACGGTCGGATGGGCGCTCACGGTCCTGTCAGTGATCTTCATAGCCTATGCCCTGCTTGGCCCGTATATGCCGGACCTGATTGCGCATAAGGGCTACCGGATCCCCTACATCATAAGCTATGTGGCATGGACGACGGAATCCGTGTTCGGCTCCTGCATTGGCGCGTGTGTTTCTTTTGTGGCGCTTTACATTGTGTTCGGAGAACTGCTTGACAAGTTCGGTGCGGGACAGTTCTTTATTGATATCGCCTATGCTCTCACCGGGAGGATGAAGGGGGGACCGGCGGAGGCGTCCGTCGTTTCCAGCGCTCTGATGGGGTCGATCAACGGCAGTGCGGTGGCCAATGTGGTCACCACGGGCACGTTTACGATCCCGCTGATGAAAAAAGTCGGCTATAAACCGGAGTTTGCGGGAGCGGTGGAAGCCGTGGCGTCCACCGGGGGCCAGCTGCTTCCTCCGGTCATGGGGGCAGCCGCGTTTGTGATGGCGGATATGACAGGGATTCCCTATTCTCAGATCATCATTGCGGCGATCATTCCCGGTATCCTCTATTACATAAGCCTGGGGGTATCGGTATATTTGGAGGCAGATAAAGGGAATATGACGGCGGAGGATCCATCCCGGCTTCCGCAGGTGAAACGTGTCCTGCAGGGCGGATGGTACTATGCGATCCCGATCGTTGTCCTGATCGCTGCGCTGATGGGCTTCGGTCTGTCGGCAAACTATTCAGCTATCTTTGCGATCCTCTCCCTGCTGGTGATCGGAATAGGGAAATGCCTGCTCCGGGAGAAGCGGTTTCCCTTAAGAGAGCTTTACAATGCCCTGGTCAGTGCGGCAAAGACCACCATACCGGTGTCCATCGCCTGTGCCTGCGCGGGGATCGTGATCGGTATCGTGAGCATGACGGGGATCGGAGTGAAATTCACCAGCATCGTGTTCCGTGTATCCGGCGGAAACCTGTTCTTTATGCTGCTCATGATCATGCTGGCATGCATTGTTATGGGGATGGAACTGCCGTCTACCGCTGCGTACATTATCGCAGCCAGTATCGGCGCGCCGGCATTGGTGGAGGCGGGGATTCCTCTGATCGCAGCCCATCTGTTTGTGTTCTATTTTGCGATCATGTCCTTTATCACGCCGCCGGTAGCCATGTCCGCCTATGCAGCGTCAGGGATCGCGGGCAGCAGCTCGGCAAAGACCGGCTGGCTTGCATTTATGCTGGGCCTGCCCGGATTTATTATCCCGTTTATCTATGTCTACAGGCCGGCGCTGCTGATCATTGATACGCCGGTACTGGATACAGTCGTTGTGGCGGTATTTACCACGCTTTCGGTTGTCGTGATATCTGTTGCGGTCATTGGATGGTTTAAGCGAAAGCTGACTCTGGCGGAGCGGGCAGTTCTGTCCGCGGCAGCCGTGCTCATGGCGATGCCGCACCTGGTATTTAACCTGGCGGGAGCAGCCGCAGCGGGAATAGTGGCTGGCTACATCATTTTTAAAAACAAAAACACAGTTTCTTCATAATTTCCCTGTATAATACAAATGATAAAAGCCACGGTTTTTTGGGGAGAGGTGACGGATGAATACAGGGAAATGGTTTCAGGATTTGATGAGCGGCGGCAGGCTGATGGGGGTATGCCTAACAGCAGCCGCATTGTCGGCAGCCGTATTTTTCACTACAGCCGCCGGAGTTGCGGAGGTCATGGTATTCTCCGCCTACGCGTCGGATAAAGCGGTGGAGCAGGTGTATTTAGGCGCGCCGCAGCATGTGTGGTGGGAGACGGACACGATGGGAAAATGGTCGTCTGTCAGCAAAGCGCACGAGTATCAGGTGAAGCTCTATATTGCGGATTCTGTGAGCCGGAACGAAGAGAACTGGAAGTACATTGATTTTAATGATGAGGATATGCTGGAAGCAGAGTGTGTGATGACAAAGCGGACGTCGGAGCTGAGCTGCGATTTCACCAATTATATGAACGATCTGCACTCTTACTTTTTCGTGGTGCGGGCGACCCCGAAGGTGAGCGAGCAGGCGTATGTGTCTGCCGGTGAGTGGGTGGCTTCCCCGGATGTGGATTTTCGTGAGAAACAGGTCCAGGGCATCACGGAAGGGAAATGGCGCAATTATCTGGAGGGCAGTAAGTATGAGGACGGCGACGGGAATTTCCTGCCGGGCGGCTGGCATCTGATCCGGGGAAGCTGGTATCTGCTGGATGCAGACGGATACCGGCTGGACGGCTGGCAGACCGTGGATGGAGACCGCTATTATCTGGGAGAGACGGGCCAGATGGCCACAGGCTGGTTTGTGTGGGACGGAAACTGGTATTATGCAGATCAGAGCGGCAGGATGCAGACAGGCTGGGTGATGGATCAGCCGGGGAAATACTATTATCTCAATGAAGATGGTATCATGGCTCACAATGTGGTGGTGGACGGATACTGGCTGGATGACAGCGGGCAAGCCTCAATGGATGAAAAAATAAGTTGATTTTTTAGTGTAATCGGATATAATATAAGTAGAGCAGTAATGCCTCGATGTGAGAGCATCGTAAAAAGTTGTGCTGCAGATGGAGCAGGTTAAATGTCCATTTCGTTAGATGCCTTAACTGGGCATCGAGCCTGGCAGCTTGGATAAAGTTGTAGTCCACGTGGGGGACTTAATGATTTCCACGTCGTTATGGGTATCTTAACTGGATGCCGAGGCTGACAACCAGCATAAAACTCTTTTTGAAAAAATCTTTGAGGGGTGTGGAGACACACTCCTCTTTACGTTAGAGGTGCAAATGGCAACAAAAATCGATAAAAAGAATGCAATACGACAAGATATTATAGATGCTGCAGAAATATATAGGGATCGTTTGGCAGGTAAAAATTTTCTTTATATATATGGAGAAGAATATTTTGAGGTTTCATTTCCAACAGATCACTTTTTACATCTTACTGGGGTGGAAACAAGTTTATCAGCTAAGGACTTCTACAAAAATTCTAAAAAAGGAAAACTTACTGCCAGGCAGTTTTTCTTTTCAGACAGACATCCGTATGCAAATGCAAAGAAAAAACTCCCATGTTTAAAGCGTCTCCCAGAATTGACCAATGATATGGTATGCATTTTGAAAGATATGCAGACAGTATCGATTGTTTATAAAATAAGTGTCACCAATCTGGAATTTACACTTGGACTTACTGAGAATATAGATGGAAAGGGAAAGAAAATAAATGATTTATTTCTTCCTATGTCACTCAGAGTGGGAGACTCATCAGTAGCCAAAAGTAATGATGGTGAGGTTGTTGATTTTATTTTTTCAAAGGATGCGTGTGATTCCAAATATAAGGATTTGATTGTGAATGATAGAGGAAAAAACATACCAGAAAGTGTGCATCATTTAGTTGCAGATTACTTTTATGATGAGAAAACAGAATAATACATAACTATGACAGACGCGCGGCTGCTTCCCAAAGCTATGCACCCGCGCAGAATATTTTGTCATGTACAATGAAGAAATTCAGAAGTAGTCATGTTTTACAACCACACCGCCCAGTCCCCATACTCAAAGGTCCCGCTGCCATGGTGCAGCTTCCTTTCTGCCTCAAGCTTTCGGAATTCATCACGCATCCTGACAATGATCTCAGGCTGGATGTCCAGGGAGTGATGGGCGGGGAATATTTTTGTGGCAGGCAGGGCGGCAAGCCTCTCAAGAGAACGGAGGTAGCTTTCTGGATCGGTGGAAGGATAATAGGCGAACAGGGTATCTTTGTAAACCAGATCCCCGGTAAAGAGATACCCCCGGTCCTCCTCCCAGAAACACAGGTGCCCCGGCGAATGGCCCGGAGTGTGCAGGATGCGGATGCTGCGTCCGCCCAGGTCGATCACATCGTTGTCCTGCACAAGCTTCGAGGGCATCCCCTGGAAAAACTCGTAGGTATCCACGTCATAGCCTTCCGGCAGGTCGCAGCGGTCAACTACCATGTCTTTGATGGTTTCCAGCGTCAAAGGAAAGGCGCCGTTTAACCAGTCCAATTCCTCTCCATGTGCATAGAAATCAGGAAAATACCGGTGTCCACCGATGTGGTCCCAGTGGATATGGGTGGCGACGGCTGTGACAGGCTTGTCTGTCAGTTTTACTACTTCGTCATAAATATTGCAGATCCCAAGCCCGGTGTCGATCAGCAGGCTTTTGTCCGCACCGTTTAAGAGATAGCAGTGGGTCTCCTCCCAGTGCCGGTATTCGCTGATGATAAATGTGTCCTTGTCAATTTGTTCCATCGTGAACCAGTTGTTCATACTTCTTTCTCCTCGTCTATTTTCCTGAGCAGGCAGGGAAACAGTCCCAGGCTCCTCTCCAGGATTCCTTTTAAAAATGCAATGGTGATGCCATAATTGGTAAATGGTACGGCAGCATCTTCCGCACACTTCTGCCGGTAATGGATCTCCCGCTCGTTCAGCATACAGCCGCCGCAGTGGATCACCAGGCGGTAGGGCGAGAGGTCCTCGGGAAAGTCATTTCCGGAGCTGGTATCAAACAGCAGCTCTTTTCCCGTGTAGTTCCTGATCCAGTTGGGAATCTTTACGGAGCCGATATCCCCACACTGGCGATGGTGGGTGCAGCCCTCACAGATCAGCACACGGTCCCCATCCTCCAGACGTCTGATGGAAGAGACGCCAAGGACAGCAGTTTCTAAAAAGCCCTTGTAGCGCGCCATCAGGATGGAGAAGGAGGTCAGGGGGATCGCAGCAGGGACGATCCTGCCGACCGCTTCAAAAGCCTGGCTGTCCGTGATGACCATGGCGGGCAGGATGCCTTTTAAGACCAGCCTGTCAAGGATTTCGGAGAGCTCTGTATCTTTTGTTACCACAGAAACAGCCCCGGCCTCCAGGATATCCCGGATCATCTGCTGCTGCGGCAGGATCAGCCGCCCCTTCGGCGCGGAAGAATCGATGGGGATGACCAGAACCGCAAGGTCACCGGGACTTAAAAGGTCTCCCACCAGACGGCGGTTGAGACTGTCTGTCTGTACCAGGGAGGCGATCCGTTCCTTCAGTTCATGGATGCCGGAGCCTTTCAGGGCGCTGACACAGATGGAAGGCTCGCCATCTGCAGCAGGAACGCCTGCCGCAGATATCCCTGCCGCAGATGTGCATCCGACAGCCAGATCACATTTATTGTAAACTACAATATAGGGAATCTGCTTCTCCTTAAAAAGTGAGATCAATTCCTCGTCCGCTGCGGTCCTGCCCTCGCTCTGGTCGATGACCAGAACAGCGCAGTCCGATTTGTTTAATATCTGCCGGGTGCGTTTGATGCGCAGTTCTCCCAGCGCTCCTTCATCGTCAAAACCGGGGGTGTCGATGACGACCACCGGTCCCATGGGAAGCAGCTCCATAGACTTATATACCGGGTCGGTGGTGGTGCCCTTCACATCAGACACCACCGATATCTCCTGCCCGGTCACTGCATTGACGACGCTGGATTTGCCGGCGTTGCGCCGGCCGAAAAAGCCGATGTGGATACGCTCGGCGTAGGGCGTGCTGTTTAATCCCATAGTCAGTCACCTCTCTGTAGAATCCATTGAAAACAGTGGGTACCGGGATCAGAAACGGAAATCCCGGATTCCCTGTTCGATCTTTTCCAGGTGGTCTTTGCAGATCTCACGCACCTTTTCCTTGGGAATGTTGTCAAGCTCTGCTAAGATCAGCTTTTCGCCGATGGCTTTTGTCTCTTCTGAAGCGTAGTCCATCAAGTATTCCTTTAAAGTCATCAGGGCGTTGGGGTGGCAGCAGTTCTGGATCTGCCCGCTCTTGCACAGGCTCATGAAACGGTCGCCGGTCCGTCCCTCCCGGTAGCAGGCCGTACAGAAGGAGGGGATGTAGCCCAGCTCCATCAGCCATTTCACCACTTCATCCAGGGTACGCTGGTCGGAAACGTCAAACTGCTCCGTGTCGGTGGGACGCTCTTCCTCCTGGTAACCGCCCACGGAAGTGCGGGAGCCGCCGCTGATCTGGGATACGCCCAGGCGGATCACTTCCTCCCGCACCTTCTGGCTCTCCCGCGTCGAGATGATCATGCCGGTGTAAGGCACAGCCAGGCGGATCAGGGCGCAGAGCTTTGCAAAGATCTTGTCGTCTATGCCATTGTCAAAGGCGGATGGGTCAATATCATCTGCGTGCTTGATGCGCGGCACGCTGATGGTGTGAGGGCCAACCCCATGCACCGCCTCCAGATGTTCTGCGTGCATCAAAAGTCCGGCAAATTCATATTTATACAGCTCCAGCCCGAACAGAACGCCCAGTCCCACGTCGTCGATGCCGCCCTCCATAGCCCGGTCCATGGCCTCCGTGTGATAGCAGTAGTCATGTTTCGGTCCCGTCGGGTGCAGGGTTTCATAGCTTTCCTTGTGGTAGGTCTCCTGGAAAAGAATATAGGTTCCGATGCCGGCGTCCTTTAACTTCCGGTAGTTCTCCACGGTAGTCGCTGCGACATTTACATTGACCCTCCGGATCGCACCGTTTTTGTGTTTGATGGAATAGATGGTATCGATGCATTCCAGTATGTATTCGATGGGATTGTTGACCGGGTCCTCGCCGGCCTCGATGGCGAGCCGCTTGTGGCCCATGTCCTGCAGTGCGATGACCTCGTCGGCAACCTCCTGCTGAGTCAGCTTCTTGCGTGCAATGTGTTTGTTTTTGCTGTGATAAGGGCAGTAGGTACAGCCGTTGATACAGTAATTGGACAGATACAAGGGCGCGAACATGACAATACGGTTGCCGTAAAACTTCTTTTTCAGTTCTTCAGCCAGGTCATAGATCTCCCGGATCTTTTCCTGGTTCTCACAGGCGAGGAGCACGGAGGCCTCCCGGTGGGTCAGACCCTTGCACAGACGGGCTTTCTCGATGATACTGTCGATGAGCGGGAGATTGTCTTTGTTCTCCTCTGCATAGGCGAGGGTGTTAAGGATCTCCTCGTGGTTGATGAATTCTTCTGCTTTTAATGAAGCTGGATTGTAAGTATACATGATTTCTCCTTTCTTTTGGGTCAGCGTTGCTTCCCCGTCAGTGAATCAGACTGTCGCCGCGGTCTGCTTCGATGCGGTATCCGACGCTCTCCACACGGCGCCTTAAGCATCCCAGGCATTCGGCGGCCTCCTCACCGGTACAGATCTTATTGTCGTAAAGCTCGTATTTCTTCCGCACAGCGACTGGGGATAGATTGGGCATGATCACATTGGCGCCGTGCAAAAGACCGGCTTCCCGTCCGTCCGAACGGGCGGTTCCCAGAGCCGTGGTGGCTGGGAGCAGGACTCCGGGCAGCAGCAGGCGGATGATGGATAAAAGGTACAGGGTCAGGTCCACGGAACCGTTCGGCTCTCTAAAAAAGGGTGTGTCCTTGTGGGAGAGAAACGGTCCGATCCCTACCATATGGGGACGGAATTCCTTGATGAAACGCAGGTCCCGCACCAGATGCTCTGCGGTCTGTCCCGGCGAGCCAACCATAAAGCCGCAGCCAGTCTGATATCCGATATCCCTTAAGTCGTGCAGGCAGTCCATCCGTTTTTTAAAGCTCATGCCCGCCGGATGGAGCATCTCATAATGGGACTGGTCTGCAGTCTCATGGCGGAGCAGGTAGCGGTCCGCGCCCGCGTCAAAAAGCCTCTGATAGCTCTCGTGGCTCCGCTCCCCCAGAGACAGGGTGATGGCGCAATCAGGGAACTCCCGGCGTATGGCGGATACGATGGCAGTCATGCGGGCGTCATCGTACCAGGGGTCTTCTCCACCCTGCAGAACGAAGGTGCGGTAGCCCAAAGCATAGCCCTGACGGCAGCAGGCCAGGATCGTCTCTGTGTCCAGACGGTAGCGCTGTGCGTTCTGGTTGCTGCGGCGGATCCCACAGTAGAGGCAGTCGTTTTTGCAGTAGTTGGTAAATTCGATCAGCCCCCGGAGAAAGACCCGGTTCCCGTACAT
This portion of the Clostridium sp. AN503 genome encodes:
- a CDS encoding PBECR4 domain-containing protein, which produces MATKIDKKNAIRQDIIDAAEIYRDRLAGKNFLYIYGEEYFEVSFPTDHFLHLTGVETSLSAKDFYKNSKKGKLTARQFFFSDRHPYANAKKKLPCLKRLPELTNDMVCILKDMQTVSIVYKISVTNLEFTLGLTENIDGKGKKINDLFLPMSLRVGDSSVAKSNDGEVVDFIFSKDACDSKYKDLIVNDRGKNIPESVHHLVADYFYDEKTE
- a CDS encoding TRAP transporter permease; translated protein: MDPAGKKIQKCLVLLLSLSCLVVSLFHIYVAWDSSISVAQQRVLHVFLMLFLYFLSQTVQYIEKDKRWSAAAHLIFTVVIIVVGIYFVKNTTLAALAKRGISGADKTDIVMGCIMVAAILFIACRTVGWALTVLSVIFIAYALLGPYMPDLIAHKGYRIPYIISYVAWTTESVFGSCIGACVSFVALYIVFGELLDKFGAGQFFIDIAYALTGRMKGGPAEASVVSSALMGSINGSAVANVVTTGTFTIPLMKKVGYKPEFAGAVEAVASTGGQLLPPVMGAAAFVMADMTGIPYSQIIIAAIIPGILYYISLGVSVYLEADKGNMTAEDPSRLPQVKRVLQGGWYYAIPIVVLIAALMGFGLSANYSAIFAILSLLVIGIGKCLLREKRFPLRELYNALVSAAKTTIPVSIACACAGIVIGIVSMTGIGVKFTSIVFRVSGGNLFFMLLMIMLACIVMGMELPSTAAYIIAASIGAPALVEAGIPLIAAHLFVFYFAIMSFITPPVAMSAYAASGIAGSSSAKTGWLAFMLGLPGFIIPFIYVYRPALLIIDTPVLDTVVVAVFTTLSVVVISVAVIGWFKRKLTLAERAVLSAAAVLMAMPHLVFNLAGAAAAGIVAGYIIFKNKNTVSS
- a CDS encoding TAXI family TRAP transporter solute-binding subunit — encoded protein: MIKRIIAGILVTTMCISMTACGGSSGQKPAAQDTAAQSGAQAGSSGGEASGTGSAGAEKSGSIKRITIGTAGTAGALYPMGVAMAQTITDHVDGIAATGESTAASIENLRNMHQGAMELGISQTEVASFAYYGQRDYEGEAYEDIRALFSTIYNYLQVFTLEGSGIESIADLEGKTVSMGAAGSGGEMAARALLAVYGLDYDSVDAQFMGESDGVTALKDGKIDAMIATNPIGSASLTELTTSADAKLLPIDNDAFYEAYPAYTKYTVPGNTYTGIEEDVIIPKSRIIMCTSTNSGLTDDEVYEIVKAVWENRAEWSESAKSVSTQAVLETALEEIDIPLHPGAVRYFEEKGMEIPDKLKK
- a CDS encoding MBL fold metallo-hydrolase, encoding MNNWFTMEQIDKDTFIISEYRHWEETHCYLLNGADKSLLIDTGLGICNIYDEVVKLTDKPVTAVATHIHWDHIGGHRYFPDFYAHGEELDWLNGAFPLTLETIKDMVVDRCDLPEGYDVDTYEFFQGMPSKLVQDNDVIDLGGRSIRILHTPGHSPGHLCFWEEDRGYLFTGDLVYKDTLFAYYPSTDPESYLRSLERLAALPATKIFPAHHSLDIQPEIIVRMRDEFRKLEAERKLHHGSGTFEYGDWAVWL
- the hydG gene encoding [FeFe] hydrogenase H-cluster radical SAM maturase HydG gives rise to the protein MYTYNPASLKAEEFINHEEILNTLAYAEENKDNLPLIDSIIEKARLCKGLTHREASVLLACENQEKIREIYDLAEELKKKFYGNRIVMFAPLYLSNYCINGCTYCPYHSKNKHIARKKLTQQEVADEVIALQDMGHKRLAIEAGEDPVNNPIEYILECIDTIYSIKHKNGAIRRVNVNVAATTVENYRKLKDAGIGTYILFQETYHKESYETLHPTGPKHDYCYHTEAMDRAMEGGIDDVGLGVLFGLELYKYEFAGLLMHAEHLEAVHGVGPHTISVPRIKHADDIDPSAFDNGIDDKIFAKLCALIRLAVPYTGMIISTRESQKVREEVIRLGVSQISGGSRTSVGGYQEEERPTDTEQFDVSDQRTLDEVVKWLMELGYIPSFCTACYREGRTGDRFMSLCKSGQIQNCCHPNALMTLKEYLMDYASEETKAIGEKLILAELDNIPKEKVREICKDHLEKIEQGIRDFRF
- the hydE gene encoding [FeFe] hydrogenase H-cluster radical SAM maturase HydE, whose protein sequence is MLALAAELAERHDLPDQGLLELINGRDGETDHFLQEQAAMQCRNMYGNRVFLRGLIEFTNYCKNDCLYCGIRRSNQNAQRYRLDTETILACCRQGYALGYRTFVLQGGEDPWYDDARMTAIVSAIRREFPDCAITLSLGERSHESYQRLFDAGADRYLLRHETADQSHYEMLHPAGMSFKKRMDCLHDLRDIGYQTGCGFMVGSPGQTAEHLVRDLRFIKEFRPHMVGIGPFLSHKDTPFFREPNGSVDLTLYLLSIIRLLLPGVLLPATTALGTARSDGREAGLLHGANVIMPNLSPVAVRKKYELYDNKICTGEEAAECLGCLRRRVESVGYRIEADRGDSLIH
- the aroA gene encoding 3-phosphoshikimate 1-carboxyvinyltransferase, whose protein sequence is MYYKISPGGSLLGDVRIPGSKSGTARGLIIGTLAEGVSRIQNPMPGIDSYSIADCCRALGAKIDTDNEKEWIVEGVGLENLKVPSCVLDVGNSGTGYYFLTTLAAMIPGKSVVTGDYQICYRPIAPLLKAIRELGGSVVSSRGNELAPLMVEGPMEGGHTVLMPGENVQWSIGLMVCCPLLKGDTVIKFHNLGERPYAALTMDWMKAAGVEIINHDYEDFVIPGGQVYHPFTKKAPSDWCGASYPMVAAAITEGSRIRLLDMDIHDFQGEKMYVDIINQMGGHVEVLNDGADGVIVEGGHELHGIEIDCKNTPDAIPALAVLGCYAQGRTVLKNIQACRMKETDRCKTIVEELTKMGGRFEEYEDSLVIHHSKLHGATLSGHHDHRIVMASTCAALMADGETLIDSAEHVGVSFPRFYEEMTGIGADIRRLVEK
- the hydF gene encoding [FeFe] hydrogenase H-cluster maturation GTPase HydF, whose product is MGLNSTPYAERIHIGFFGRRNAGKSSVVNAVTGQEISVVSDVKGTTTDPVYKSMELLPMGPVVVIDTPGFDDEGALGELRIKRTRQILNKSDCAVLVIDQSEGRTAADEELISLFKEKQIPYIVVYNKCDLAVGCTSAAGISAAGVPAADGEPSICVSALKGSGIHELKERIASLVQTDSLNRRLVGDLLSPGDLAVLVIPIDSSAPKGRLILPQQQMIRDILEAGAVSVVTKDTELSEILDRLVLKGILPAMVITDSQAFEAVGRIVPAAIPLTSFSILMARYKGFLETAVLGVSSIRRLEDGDRVLICEGCTHHRQCGDIGSVKIPNWIRNYTGKELLFDTSSGNDFPEDLSPYRLVIHCGGCMLNEREIHYRQKCAEDAAVPFTNYGITIAFLKGILERSLGLFPCLLRKIDEEKEV